The Bos indicus x Bos taurus breed Angus x Brahman F1 hybrid chromosome 3, Bos_hybrid_MaternalHap_v2.0, whole genome shotgun sequence genome includes a window with the following:
- the LOC113882881 gene encoding uncharacterized protein LOC113882881, protein MAPLARVCVHFKGQEVPSGIPEGAPHTHPTEPRKAPGAGDVQSSAGVLRKEPAGWGVGRDVRGGGAFADRLPGRATIRRAGRPLSLPLGRSLLLSLQPADPRTTSALVPFSAGHASLGPRVCPPPPLPVPGFLLSPPSSKPSLQLWGPPLDQAISLLVAICHKYSGCEGVKNTRSKKELKELVQKELTLGEKMQDAEIAELMDELDQNKDQVVNFQEYVTFLGALAMIYNELLQD, encoded by the exons ATGGCTCCGCTCGCCCGGGTGTGCGTGCACTTTAAAGGGCAAGAGGTTCCGAGTGGAATTCcggaggggg CCCCTCACACCCACCCCACGGAGCCCCGAAAAGCCCCCGGGGCAGGGGACGTGCAAAGCTCGGCCGGGGTGCTGCGTAAAGAGCCGGCAGGGTGGGGCGTGGGGCGGGACGTGCGCGGCGGGGGCGCCTTCGCTGACCGGCTTCCCGGCCGCGCCACTATAAGGCGGGCTGGCCGACCGCTCAGCCTTCCGCTCggtcgctcccttctcctttcgCTGCAACCGGCG GATCCTCGAACCACCTCTGCTCTGGTTCCCTTCTCTGCAGGGCACGCATCTCTTGGCCCTAGAgtctgccctcctcctccccttccagtCCCCGGCTTTCTCCTTTCTCCACCAAG CTCTAAGCCCAGTCTTCAGCTATGGGGACCCCCCCTGGATCAGGCCATTAGCCTCCTGGTGGCCATCTGCCACAAGTACTCTGGCTGTGAGGGCGTCAAGAACACCCGGAGCAAGAAGGAGCTGAAAGAGCTTGTCCAGAAGGAGCTCACCCTTGGAG AAAAGATGCAGGATGCGGAAATCGCAGAGCTAATGGACGAACTGGACCAGAACAAGGACCAGGTGGTGAACTTCCAAGAATATGTCACCTTCCTGGGGGCCTTGGCTATGATCTACAATGAACTTCTCCAGGACTGA